The Populus trichocarpa isolate Nisqually-1 chromosome 2, P.trichocarpa_v4.1, whole genome shotgun sequence genome has a window encoding:
- the LOC7467801 gene encoding peroxidase 12, translated as MASAAKSFTPVLLISSLLVASWFCATEAKSTLPVVQGLSWTFYQSSCPKVESIIRKQLEKVFKKEIGQAAGLLRLHFHDCFVQGCDGSVLLDGSASGPSEQDAPPNLTLRARAFEIIDDLRERIHKECGRVVSCSDILAIAARDSVYLSGGPDYDVPLGRRDGLNFATRSATLDNLPPPFDNADTILSSLAAKTFDPTDVVALSGGHTIGISHCSSFTDRLYPTQDPTMDKTFANNLKGICPASDSNSTTVLDIRSPNNFDNKYYVDLMNRQGLFTSDQDLYTNKKTRGIVTSFAANQSLFFEKFVVAMIKMSQLSVLTGKEGEIRASCSVRNSGSSYLESVVEEGFEALSELI; from the exons atggCCAGTGCTGCTAAGTCTTTCACCCCCGTTCTTCTGATTTCTTCTCTCCTTGTAGCTTCTTGGTTTTGTGCGACTGAAGCAAAAAGCACTCTTCCTGTAGTGCAGGGTCTGTCGTGGACATTCTACCAGTCTAGCTGTCCTAAAGTTGAATCCATTATAAGGAAACAGCTAGAAAAGGTGTTCAAGAAGGAGATTGGCCAAGCTGCTGGCTTGCTTCGTCTCCACTTTCATGACTGCTTTGTTCAG GGATGTGATGGTTCAGTCTTGCTTGATGGATCAGCCAGTGGTCCAAGCGAGCAGGACGCACCTCCCAACCTTACCTTGAGAGCAAGGGCATTTGAGATCATCGACGACCTACGCGAGCGCATACACAAGGAGTGTGGCCGTGTCGTCTCTTGCTCTGACATTCTTGCAATTGCAGCTCGCGACTCTGTTTACTTG TCTGGTGGTCCAGATTATGATGTTCCCTTGGGAAGGCGAGATGGTCTAAACTTTGCAACACGAAGTGCAACCTTAGATAACCTGCCGCCACCCTTTGATAACGCCGATACAATTCTCTCATCTCTCGCCGCCAAAACCTTTGACCCCACAGACGTGGTAGCCCTGTCCGGCGGCCACACCATTGGTATAAGTCATTGCAGCTCTTTCACTGACCGCCTCTATCCAACCCAAGATCCTACCATGGACAAAACCTTTGCCAACAATCTCAAAGGTATTTGCCCCGCGAGTGACTCCAATAGCACTACCGTGTTGGATATTCGGTCCCCTAATAATTTTGATAACAAGTACTATGTCGATCTCATGAACCGCCAAGGCCTGTTTACCTCGGACCAAGACTTGTACACGAACAAGAAGACAAGGGGCATTGTCACTAGCTTTGCTGCTAATCAAAGTTTGTTCTTTGAGAAGTTTGTGGTTGCAATGATCAAAATGTCACAGCTAAGCGTATTGACCggaaaagaaggtgaaattcGCGCAAGTTGCTCGGTGAGAAACTCAGGCTCCAGCTACTTGGAGTCTGTGGTGGAAGAGGGTTTCGAGGCACTGTCAGAACTAATATAA
- the LOC7467802 gene encoding probable receptor-like protein kinase At2g42960 → MDSSLQAVLAAAASFFLITLIFAFIVIVCKSTSNQDYRRRRQRHHHQSRTVPNPELSMTIDESATFDPEMNRISMEELKVSTKNFSADLIIGDGSFGLVYKATLFTGSTVAIKKLDPDAFQGFREFRAEMETLGKLRHRNIVKILGYCVSGLERVLILEFVERGSLDQWIHDTSSTNNEQFVKIPLPWETRIKVIRGVANGLAYLHGLETPIIHRDIKASNVLLDSEFEAHIADFGLARRIDASHSHVSTQVAGTMGYMPPEYREGAGATVKLDVYSFGILMFEVATAERPNLPKVVEEKEVWLIEWVRKMLGQNRHMEMLDSNTPKEGLSEDEVKEYFRIASLCTGECIDRPAMSEVVGLLKKLST, encoded by the coding sequence ATGGACTCGTCTCTCCAAGCAGTCCTCGCCGCCGCTGCCAGCTTCTTCCTCATAACACTGATCTTCGCTTTCATCGTCATCGTCTGCAAATCCACCTCAAACCAAGACTACCGACGACGACGACAACGCCACCACCATCAGAGCAGAACGGTACCAAATCCGGAGCTCTCCATGACAATCGACGAAAGCGCCACCTTTGACCCGGAAATGAACCGGATCTCCATGGAGGAGCTCAAAGTGTCCACCAAGAATTTCTCCGCCGATTTAATCATCGGCGACGGAAGTTTCGGCTTGGTTTATAAAGCTACACTGTTTACCGGCTCTACGGTCGCCATTAAAAAGCTTGACCCGGATGCCTTTCAAGGTTTTCGTGAGTTTCGCGCCGAGATGGAGACTTTAGGCAAGTTGCGCCACcgaaatatagttaaaattctcgGGTATTGTGTTTCGGGTTTGGAACGGGTTCTAATTCTTGAGTTCGTTGAAAGAGGAAGTCTTGACCAGTGGATTCATGACACGTCATCGACGAATAACGAGCAGTTTGTTAAGATCCCGTTACCTTGGGAGACGAGGATCAAGGTAATTAGAGGAGTGGCCAATGGCCTTGCTTATTTGCATGGGCTTGAGACCCCCATTATTCATAGAGATATCAAGGCTAGCAATGTTTTACTGGATTCGGAATTCGAGGCCCATATTGCTGATTTTGGGCTCGCCCGTAGAATCGATGCGTCGCATTCCCATGTGTCAACGCAGGTAGCCGGGACCATGGGATACATGCCGCCGGAATACAGGGAGGGTGCCGGGGCAACGGTGAAGCTAGATGTTTACAGTTTTGGGATTTTGATGTTTGAGGTTGCGACCGCGGAGAGGCCAAATTTGCCTAAGGTGGTGGAGGAGAAGGAGGTGTGGCTGATTGAATGGGTCAGGAAAATGTTAGGGCAAAATCGTCATATGGAAATGTTGGATAGTAATACACCCAAGGAGGGATTGAGTGAAGATGAAGTCAAGGAGTATTTCAGAATTGCGTCTTTGTGTACAGGAGAGTGTATAGACAGGCCTGCCATGAGTGAAGTCGTGGGTTTGTTGAAAAAACTTTCAACGTGA